Below is a window of Microbacterium croceum DNA.
CCGAACTCTCACACAGCGCAACGCAACTCCTTGAGCTGTTGGGCAGGTCTTCCACGGTTGCGATGACGAGTCACTCTATGGCTTTCGTGCCGCACGATCCGAAGCGTGTTGTCGGCACGCACTTGGACGGTGACGGCTGCACGGCGCTGCTCACATTTAAATCGCACGAAAAGGCAACAGCGGCGCTCAGGAAGGGACTTGGACTTCGATTTGCAGACTACTTTTCCTTGGGCACATCAACCGTCCTGACGGAGGGGCAATCGGACTCCGAGTATCTCAGGTGGTTTCTCACGCTGTCCGAGCCCTGGGACGATTGCGAATGGCCGAAGTTGCGCTCGGTCACATTCAGCGATCGCGGCGGCGCCGTCCCACTCGCAGGGTTTGTCAGATCCAACTATGAGATCCTGCGCAAGGAACAACCTACGGTCAGCCTTTTCGACGGGGACGAAGCAGGGATAAAGGCAGTGAGCGACCTATCGTCATACTTCAATGGCGTCGGCGTGTCATTTAATTCCAACCGCGAGTATGTCTATGTCCGTAATGGATTCGCTATCGAAGGGCTCTTTCCAGACGCGTGGGTAGCCCAGTACCGTGAAGACTCCCCTACTCATTTCGTCGACTTCCAGCAAGATGCCGCCGACAGCCTGATGAAATTCCGGCTCCGTGATGGAAATAAGACCACTTTCGCAAACCGCATGAGAGAGCGTGCGGAAGCCGAGGACACTCACGACTGGGCCGAGAGATGGATCGTCGTATGTAAAGCACTCGAGAAAGCCCTCTCCAAGCAGGTTGAGTTGATCGCCGGAGAGTGAATCTGGCGCGGTGAGCTAACCACACGAGGTCAACTGCCGCTATCACGGTTCCACGAACCGCCGCCTCCGGCGGCAGGTAGCCTGGCAGCATGGCTCGCGCGATCGTCTACACAGAAATCGGCTCCCCCGACGTCCTGCACCTCAGCGAGGTGCCCGATCCCGTTGCCGGTGACGGCGAGGTCGTGGTGCGCATCGAGGCCGCGGGCGTCAATCCGATCGATGCCAAGATCCGCGGGGGCAAGCGCCCCTCACCGCCGATCACCGAGCCCCGCCCTGTCGGCTTCGACGGCGCCGGCGTGATCGATTCGATCGGCCCCGGTATCGACGGCTACGCCGTCGGAGACCGCGTGGCGATCCGCGACACCGTCGGCACGTACGCCGACCTGCTGCTCGTCCCGGTCGCGAACCTCGCGTCCCTCCCCGATTCCGTGACCGCCGCTGAGGGTGCCGGTATCGGCATCCCGGCCGGTACCGCGTACCAGGCGCTGCGCTCGCTCGCGGTGACCACGGGCGACGTGCTGCTCGTGCACGGCGGCTCCGGATCCGTTGGGCAGGCAGCCGTGCAGTTCGCGGTCGCGTGGGGAGCGACCGTGATCGCGACCGCCAGCCCCGCCCGCCACGACCAGCTGC
It encodes the following:
- a CDS encoding quinone oxidoreductase family protein; translation: MARAIVYTEIGSPDVLHLSEVPDPVAGDGEVVVRIEAAGVNPIDAKIRGGKRPSPPITEPRPVGFDGAGVIDSIGPGIDGYAVGDRVAIRDTVGTYADLLLVPVANLASLPDSVTAAEGAGIGIPAGTAYQALRSLAVTTGDVLLVHGGSGSVGQAAVQFAVAWGATVIATASPARHDQLRELGAIPVAYGDGLLERVREAAPEDVTVALDCAGTDEAIETSLALVADRDRIATIVRGPDAASFGIRAFSGGSPQPLTAEELAWRAEALPATIALLASGDFTIELGPELPLAEAAQAHELVESGAASGKIVLIP